One window of the Tetragenococcus koreensis genome contains the following:
- the treP gene encoding PTS system trehalose-specific EIIBC component, which produces MGKYQKDAEQLLKDIGGKENINAVSHCATRMRFVLNDPDRADQEAIDEIPSVKGMFTNAGQFQVIIGNDVATFYNEFKEISGVEGASQEETKSVAKKNQNPLQRAIGALAEIFAPIIPAIIVGGLILGFRNILEGVDFGGATIVDRSTFWAAINDFLWLPGEAIFQFLPVGITWSVTRKMGTTQILGIVLGITLVSPQLLNANDVATTAAADIPTWDFGFAQVDMIGYQGQVIPAMLAGFLLAYLEIFFRKHIPEAISMIFVPLFALVPTIVAAHVILGPFGWWLGDIISNVIFAGLTSSLSWLFSFAFGLFYSPLVITGLHHMSNAIDLQLIASEVTDHTTSLWPMIALSNIAQGSAVLAVIYLHRGDKKEEQVSIPAMISCYLGVTEPAMFGINLKYLYPFVAAMVGSGFAGLFNNFMDVRANSIGVGGLPGILVINSQIGGGYLSFAIAMVIAIVVSFMLTVIFRKRGIFNKEDREEPAPAIAADAAASGSIDLSSSEEGATATSAANSVTTEKLFAPVSGDLLPITAVDDPVFSQKMMGDGYAVKPTDDKIYAPVVGTISSVFETKHAIGILTPGGAEVLVHMGLDTVELKGTPFTVNVNENDQVTTDTQLASMDRKAVEEAGKQTDVLTVFTNGDKIGSLSIEDKDEVVAQEEIGEVEIN; this is translated from the coding sequence ATGGGAAAATATCAAAAAGATGCTGAGCAACTGCTAAAAGATATTGGCGGCAAAGAAAATATCAACGCCGTCAGCCATTGTGCAACCAGGATGCGTTTTGTTTTGAATGACCCAGATAGAGCTGATCAGGAAGCAATCGATGAAATTCCTAGTGTAAAAGGAATGTTTACGAATGCGGGTCAGTTTCAAGTTATTATAGGTAATGATGTAGCTACTTTTTATAATGAGTTTAAGGAAATTTCAGGGGTAGAAGGTGCTTCTCAAGAAGAAACGAAGTCAGTAGCTAAAAAAAATCAGAACCCACTGCAAAGAGCGATTGGTGCCTTAGCTGAAATTTTTGCGCCGATCATCCCAGCCATTATTGTCGGGGGTCTTATTTTAGGTTTCCGTAATATTCTAGAAGGTGTTGATTTTGGCGGAGCAACGATTGTTGATCGTTCTACTTTTTGGGCGGCTATCAATGATTTTTTGTGGTTGCCAGGTGAAGCCATCTTCCAATTCTTACCCGTAGGTATTACTTGGAGTGTTACTCGTAAGATGGGCACCACGCAAATTCTAGGGATTGTCCTAGGGATTACCTTGGTTTCCCCGCAGTTACTCAATGCAAATGATGTAGCAACCACGGCTGCTGCAGATATTCCGACTTGGGATTTCGGGTTTGCCCAGGTTGATATGATCGGTTACCAAGGTCAAGTGATTCCAGCCATGTTGGCCGGATTTTTACTAGCGTATTTGGAAATTTTCTTTCGTAAGCACATTCCAGAAGCCATCTCAATGATTTTTGTACCATTGTTTGCCTTAGTACCGACCATCGTTGCCGCTCATGTCATCTTAGGGCCATTTGGTTGGTGGCTAGGTGATATTATTTCTAACGTCATTTTTGCAGGTTTAACATCTTCTCTCAGCTGGCTATTCAGCTTTGCCTTTGGCTTATTTTATTCGCCTTTGGTCATTACCGGCTTGCATCACATGTCAAATGCAATTGACTTGCAACTGATTGCCTCTGAGGTAACAGATCATACAACCAGTTTGTGGCCGATGATTGCTTTATCCAATATTGCGCAAGGTTCAGCTGTATTAGCTGTTATTTACTTGCACCGTGGAGATAAAAAAGAAGAACAAGTGTCAATTCCGGCAATGATTTCATGTTACCTAGGTGTCACCGAACCTGCAATGTTTGGGATTAATTTGAAATATCTCTATCCTTTTGTGGCTGCTATGGTAGGTTCAGGTTTTGCTGGATTGTTTAATAACTTTATGGATGTACGTGCAAATTCCATCGGTGTTGGTGGTTTGCCAGGGATTTTAGTTATTAATAGCCAAATTGGCGGTGGTTATTTGTCATTTGCAATTGCAATGGTAATCGCTATTGTGGTTTCATTTATGTTAACAGTTATCTTTAGAAAACGAGGAATCTTCAATAAGGAAGATCGTGAAGAACCAGCACCAGCAATTGCCGCTGATGCTGCAGCATCAGGTAGTATCGATCTTTCTTCTTCTGAAGAAGGGGCCACTGCAACTTCTGCTGCTAACTCAGTAACAACTGAAAAACTATTTGCTCCGGTTTCTGGTGATTTACTTCCTATTACTGCGGTTGATGATCCTGTCTTTTCGCAAAAAATGATGGGGGATGGTTATGCAGTAAAACCAACGGATGATAAAATCTACGCACCAGTGGTAGGAACGATATCAAGCGTATTTGAAACTAAACATGCGATTGGTATTTTAACACCAGGTGGCGCAGAAGTACTTGTTCATATGGGCTTAGATACGGTTGAATTAAAGGGGACGCCTTTTACAGTTAATGTGAACGAAAATGATCAAGTGACTACAGATACTCAATTAGCTTCGATGGACCGAAAAGCGGTGGAGGAAGCTGGGAAACAAACGGACGTTTTAACGGTATTCACGAACGGAGACAAGATCGGCTCACTTTCTATTGAAGATAAAGATGAGGTTGTCGCTCAAGAGGAGATCGGTGAGGTTGAAATTAACTAA
- a CDS encoding glycoside hydrolase family 65 protein has product MNHIHIETGKHWTINWSDGTTETLSTPLNQRIDQLKEQINTQAVDGGTIDQEVIFEQEEQTLELAQYLTEETNRPFVCGQPEDFNEKVAQIPWNITYYGYNPGKNEYAQESLLTVGNGFMGLRGTTPEMEISDANYPALYLAGLYNEAGSQVADKTIYNEDFVNAPNLQKMYLIIDGNRIDIEHNQVLYMKRQLDLKNGVLTSWATLGLADGKKIAIQTQKIANMENVHEYVISYTFTPLNFTGEVVFVSEADGQVYNYNVERYRSLTSDHLQVTELQAEKETVSLLAKTNASNITVSQQAKLRSSHHLLANLTVEQETNKIVQSVPLKVEEQNSYTFEKTVLVQQYQKEETIPEIDLQALAFPTFETCLQQSSEQWTTLWKKAGISITGDLMSQKLLNLHTYHLLVSASPNGNQGLDASIAARGLHGEAYRGHIFWDELFIFPFYILHFPETVKQLLLYRYKRLEMAKKEANEAGYQGAMFPWQSSLDGSEQSQELHLNPISKKWKKDNSRLQRHISLAIAYNIWLYWHNTQDESFMKSYGLEMLLEIAHFWESAAVYNPVTKRYDISHVMGPDEFHESYPEAKESGLKNNAYTNMMVVWLFEEIERIKNEFSTTEFSTIQEKTGVTNKLLEKMDNIKHQLTLEINEEGIIAQFNGYFDLKDLDWQHYKEKYGNIYRMDRILNAEGKSADDYKVAKQADSLMIFYNFSKEQVTTILQDLNYQVPADYVQKNLNYYLARTSHGSTLSRVVHAQLAAMVDDQELSWKLYQEALYSDYRDIQGGTTAEGIHAGVMAATLYIPLTTFAGLDIRKDVISFAPNLPQAWTNIQFCITVRGIDFSISVSHETITITATQATDIEVNNKKIKLTANEKTTITY; this is encoded by the coding sequence ATGAATCATATCCATATCGAAACTGGAAAACACTGGACAATCAACTGGTCAGATGGAACCACAGAGACACTATCCACTCCATTAAACCAACGAATAGACCAACTAAAGGAACAAATTAACACACAAGCTGTTGATGGTGGAACAATCGACCAGGAAGTTATCTTCGAACAAGAAGAACAAACACTCGAACTAGCACAATATTTAACTGAAGAAACCAATCGACCTTTTGTTTGTGGTCAACCCGAAGATTTTAACGAAAAAGTGGCACAAATTCCTTGGAATATCACCTATTATGGCTATAATCCAGGAAAAAACGAATACGCTCAAGAATCACTATTAACTGTCGGCAATGGCTTTATGGGCTTACGGGGAACGACACCAGAAATGGAGATTAGTGATGCTAACTATCCTGCACTTTATCTAGCAGGACTTTATAATGAGGCTGGTTCACAAGTCGCCGATAAAACCATCTATAATGAGGATTTCGTCAATGCTCCAAACCTACAGAAGATGTATTTAATCATCGATGGCAACCGAATTGACATTGAGCATAATCAAGTTTTATATATGAAACGCCAGCTTGATTTAAAAAATGGAGTGTTAACCTCCTGGGCTACGCTTGGCTTAGCAGATGGAAAAAAAATTGCGATCCAGACTCAAAAAATTGCCAATATGGAAAATGTTCATGAATATGTAATTAGCTATACGTTTACCCCGCTTAATTTTACAGGTGAAGTTGTCTTTGTCTCAGAAGCTGATGGACAAGTTTACAATTACAATGTTGAACGCTATCGCAGTCTGACAAGTGACCATTTGCAAGTTACTGAATTGCAAGCCGAAAAAGAAACTGTATCACTTCTAGCAAAAACGAACGCTTCAAATATTACTGTATCTCAACAGGCAAAATTACGTAGTTCCCATCATTTGTTAGCTAATTTAACTGTTGAACAAGAAACAAATAAAATCGTTCAAAGCGTGCCATTGAAAGTAGAAGAACAAAACTCTTATACTTTTGAAAAAACAGTCCTTGTACAGCAATACCAAAAAGAAGAAACAATACCTGAAATCGATCTGCAAGCATTGGCTTTTCCAACGTTTGAGACGTGCTTGCAACAATCTAGTGAACAATGGACGACTCTATGGAAAAAAGCAGGTATCAGCATCACAGGTGATTTAATGTCACAAAAATTATTAAATCTGCATACTTACCACCTACTGGTATCAGCATCGCCTAATGGAAATCAAGGATTAGATGCTTCCATAGCTGCACGTGGTTTACATGGTGAAGCTTATCGTGGACACATTTTCTGGGATGAATTATTTATCTTTCCTTTTTATATTCTCCACTTCCCAGAAACGGTTAAACAATTATTGCTGTATCGCTATAAACGCCTCGAAATGGCTAAAAAAGAGGCAAACGAAGCTGGTTACCAAGGTGCAATGTTTCCTTGGCAATCTAGTTTAGATGGTTCCGAACAATCACAAGAACTACATTTGAACCCAATAAGCAAAAAATGGAAAAAAGATAACAGTCGTTTACAGCGGCATATTTCCTTAGCGATCGCGTATAATATATGGTTATACTGGCACAATACGCAAGATGAGTCATTCATGAAATCATATGGTTTAGAAATGCTTTTAGAAATTGCACATTTTTGGGAAAGTGCAGCCGTTTATAACCCAGTTACTAAGCGTTATGATATCAGTCATGTGATGGGGCCCGATGAATTCCACGAAAGCTACCCCGAAGCAAAAGAAAGTGGCTTAAAAAATAATGCTTATACAAATATGATGGTCGTATGGTTATTCGAGGAAATCGAACGGATAAAAAACGAATTCTCTACTACAGAGTTTTCCACTATCCAAGAAAAAACCGGTGTTACTAATAAATTACTAGAAAAAATGGACAACATTAAGCATCAATTAACTTTAGAAATTAATGAAGAAGGTATCATCGCTCAATTTAACGGCTATTTTGATTTGAAAGATTTAGATTGGCAACATTATAAAGAAAAATATGGCAATATTTATCGAATGGACCGTATTCTTAATGCCGAGGGGAAATCGGCTGATGATTATAAAGTAGCTAAACAAGCAGATAGCTTGATGATATTTTACAACTTTTCTAAAGAGCAAGTAACAACCATCTTACAAGATTTAAATTACCAAGTACCAGCCGATTATGTACAAAAAAATCTTAATTACTATCTAGCAAGGACTTCTCATGGTTCAACCTTATCTCGTGTTGTCCACGCCCAGCTAGCTGCTATGGTCGACGATCAGGAATTATCATGGAAGTTATACCAAGAAGCGCTGTATTCCGATTATCGCGATATCCAAGGTGGAACCACCGCTGAGGGGATTCACGCCGGAGTAATGGCAGCAACGTTATATATTCCATTAACTACCTTTGCAGGTTTGGATATTCGTAAAGACGTAATTAGTTTTGCACCGAATTTACCTCAAGCTTGGACAAACATCCAGTTTTGTATAACTGTTCGAGGCATTGACTTTAGCATTTCTGTTTCACATGAAACAATCACTATTACTGCAACACAAGCTACTGATATTGAAGTTAATAATAAGAAAATCAAGTTAACTGCTAATGAAAAAACCACTATTACCTACTAA
- the pgmB gene encoding beta-phosphoglucomutase: MKKGFVFDLDGVITDTAKLHYVAWKDLAAMLGIEIDLAFNEQLKGVGRMDSLEKILAYGGKKDDLSLAQKETLAEEKNNHYVELLQDLAPKDLLPGFKEFLDSAKAHHIPCAVASASKNAPFILKKLEVFTEFDAIVDPATLAKGKPDPEIFIRAAQAIHIAPEEAVGFEDAQAGIEGIKACGMFAVGVETTEPLHQADLRVKQLNELSVEELLQK; this comes from the coding sequence ATGAAAAAAGGATTTGTATTTGATTTAGACGGTGTCATCACTGACACCGCTAAATTACACTATGTCGCTTGGAAAGATTTAGCTGCAATGCTCGGAATCGAAATTGACCTCGCCTTTAACGAACAACTCAAAGGGGTGGGCCGTATGGATTCTTTAGAAAAAATTTTAGCCTATGGTGGAAAAAAAGATGATCTTTCTTTAGCGCAAAAAGAAACACTAGCAGAAGAAAAAAATAACCATTACGTAGAATTACTACAAGATTTAGCGCCTAAGGACCTGTTACCAGGATTCAAAGAATTTTTAGATTCTGCTAAAGCACATCACATACCTTGTGCTGTGGCTTCAGCTTCAAAAAATGCCCCATTTATCTTAAAAAAATTAGAAGTTTTTACTGAGTTTGATGCTATCGTTGATCCAGCTACGTTAGCAAAAGGAAAACCTGATCCAGAAATTTTTATTCGTGCTGCCCAAGCAATTCATATCGCTCCAGAAGAAGCTGTGGGTTTTGAAGATGCGCAAGCCGGTATTGAGGGGATCAAAGCTTGCGGTATGTTTGCTGTAGGAGTTGAAACAACCGAGCCTTTACATCAAGCAGACTTACGCGTAAAACAATTAAATGAACTTTCAGTGGAAGAGTTACTTCAAAAATAG
- the treR gene encoding trehalose operon repressor: MNKFKEIFLDLEQKILSEEYPPHSLLPSENQLIKLYDVSRETVRKALNLLRDAGYIQKKQGKGSIVLDINRFDFPISGLTSFKELQTTQHIASETKVVELRKIAVSVKLHEITGWPVAKEAWKLVRQRKINGEVVILDKDYLLADIVPDLPKDKAQNSIYDYFEKDLGLEIAYAQKEIAADPVNKELRDLMDLHLEDRHVVTVRSLVYLEDTRCFEYTESIHRLDKFRFVDFARRRKT, translated from the coding sequence ATGAATAAGTTCAAAGAAATATTTCTAGACTTAGAACAAAAAATATTGTCTGAAGAATACCCGCCCCATTCTTTGCTTCCAAGTGAAAACCAACTGATCAAATTATACGATGTGTCTAGAGAAACAGTACGTAAAGCATTAAATTTGTTACGAGACGCCGGCTATATCCAAAAAAAACAAGGAAAAGGTTCCATTGTTTTAGATATCAATCGTTTTGATTTTCCAATTTCTGGTCTAACTAGTTTCAAAGAATTGCAGACGACCCAACATATTGCCAGTGAAACAAAAGTTGTCGAATTGCGAAAAATTGCTGTTTCTGTAAAGCTGCACGAGATTACTGGCTGGCCGGTAGCCAAAGAAGCGTGGAAATTAGTTCGACAACGTAAAATAAATGGTGAAGTTGTCATTTTAGATAAGGACTATCTTCTTGCTGATATTGTACCGGACTTACCTAAGGACAAAGCACAAAATTCTATCTATGATTACTTCGAAAAGGATTTGGGCCTAGAGATTGCTTATGCCCAAAAGGAAATTGCCGCTGATCCTGTTAATAAAGAGCTCAGAGATTTGATGGACTTGCATTTAGAGGATCGTCATGTTGTTACTGTTAGAAGTTTAGTCTATTTAGAAGATACGCGCTGTTTTGAATACACAGAATCAATCCATCGTCTAGACAAGTTCCGTTTCGTTGATTTCGCTAGAAGAAGAAAAACATAA